The Naumovozyma castellii chromosome 5, complete genome genomic interval AGCCGCTCAGGCATATATTTtagaaacaaataaattaatacATTTTTTTCGATTTTGGAGGAACTTTCAAATGTTTAACATTGTCTTGTTTATGGTTTTCATACGAGTACTGAATATCCCATGCCTTCCATATCAACcaataaaaaattgagCGGTACGAGAATCGAACCCGTGTCTCCACCTTGGAAGGGTGGAATGATAACCACTACACTAACCGCcccaatttgaaattttcaggTTGCCCTGAACACTTTCCGCCGTGAgtaaaattttaaaacGAATGAATCAAcataacaattttttttttactaCAATCACAGGTTTCAGaattaaaatttattaaaagaTAAAATGTATATACGTTTtgtatgtatatatatataacaaaaatattattgtcTAATGAGAAAGAGTTCGATAGTAACTTATTCCATCTACGATATAAGTTCCAGAAtactatttttttttgattgaAGAGTTCCACCTGGGTCTTCATTCGAACCAAAATAAATGGATAAGgaatataaataatgatggtgTGTTTGATATGAGTTCACGATATGATATAACATGACGGATAGAATGAAAATAGCGAGAGAAAATGCAACTGAACGGAACGGGtgaaaaaagaaatggaattaaaataaaatggAATAATGCAGAACGAAAGAATAAACGTTGTTgtgaattaatttcaaattaataCACTAAGAATGGAGGAAAAAAGGTACTATAATTAGTTAAACATATTCGTGTAgtttgtttttcaaatctcaTATCAAATTTTGTCATTGTAGATTAAAAGTTTGTGCTTCGACAGTTACCTGTCAAATTATTCTTAGGGAAAGTATAACCAGCTTGTTTCCAACTTGTCAAATTTGCGTCTGTATAGGCGTATTTATGAGCTTCAATGTAATCATAAGTTGGATAATCCTCTGGATCGCATGTAAGTGAAATGGCATCTGATGGTTGATATAATCTGACATAGTCAATAGACATGGTCACTGGGAAGAAGATGTATTGCCAATCAATATAAGCCCAATTGTTGGAAATACCTAAATTCATGATGATAGACATTGGTTCTTTACTAATTCTTCTCCAGCCAATATTACCATTTGGATGTAATGCATCTGCATATAAAGTAAAAGTTGGATTATCACCAACAAACCATCTTATATaaccatcatcattatcatttaaatattccattccatatttttggaatttccCTCCTTCTGGACCAAATTCATACCATGAAGTATTTAATGTGGAGACAGCTGATATGGCCTGTTGGAATGGTCCACCACAATAAGTATTCATTGTTGTAGTGGTGAAATTATAAACTTCAATATAGTCATAATCTGGAATATACCATATATCAAATGGTGCAATTTGTAAAGATTGTGATGCTACACCTACCCCCAAAGTGGTATCAGCTTCTGCTTCAATGATATCAATTTCAGGAGCACCTCTCCCCACACCTGGGTTTGGATGATCTTCACCGTCACAGGTACATGAACTTAATTTTTGACCTGGTAAATAAGAAATACCATCAGGTGAACTTTGATTTGGTGTAATACCTGCATCGCATGATTCATATGAATATGGCCAAACACCTTCAGTGGAGGCTAAATAACCTGGTCTACCTAAATTACCCATTGTCCACATACCTGGCCATAACCCACTAACTCTACCAtaatttggtaaatttgcAGATATTTCCAATGAACCTTGTGTAAAACATAATTTATTCCAACTTTGAAGCATACCTGATCTATAATATAAATTATGATTTTCAAAGGCAtccatctttaatttaGCAGTACCATTCTTTGTTGTTACTGCGTCAGGTGAATACCATTCTAAATCCTTTGTAGCATCATAATGAATATCTGGAGCGGTCCAAAATTgatcatcaccatcataAAATGTTCTACCTTCAGCATTAAATTCATCAGAAAAGACTAATTTCCATTTGGAACCATCCTTTGCAATCTTTGTAGATGCAGAACTTGGTGTATCTGCATCTACTAAAGTTGTTCTAATGGCAGATAATTGTGGGTATTTATACTGTGATAAAGGTCTTTCC includes:
- the SKN1 gene encoding beta-glucan synthesis-associated protein SKN1, whose product is MRNLTKEYSYSSTSNSSDPYIDDDEDEHSSQRSSSSLTPSFIRNNPPMGSANGIQNRATNPFLASNETMESTSGSSSVNYQNEHSTDSELLRGEQEKLYHVEEEKQQQMVSDYQGYYSKHNINDNSNNNDNNKSNSIRLISGKLPSDTSLDQLISAAPIFDRYPLIGPRAIMKAQNMNGSTSKNGISTGTTSLSMDSSNNNLFQGEDDFSPFGGYPANVFPLSLDEKEDDDLLHNPDYEEEARLDRRRFLEDIKHMSIRSFGGFVGILFLFLAGVAVFVILPALTFTGAVDHESEKPKDDIQVSLVERPLSQYKYPQLSAIRTTLVDADTPSSASTKIAKDGSKWKLVFSDEFNAEGRTFYDGDDQFWTAPDIHYDATKDLEWYSPDAVTTKNGTAKLKMDAFENHNLYYRSGMLQSWNKLCFTQGSLEISANLPNYGRVSGLWPGMWTMGNLGRPGYLASTEGVWPYSYESCDAGITPNQSSPDGISYLPGQKLSSCTCDGEDHPNPGVGRGAPEIDIIEAEADTTLGVGVASQSLQIAPFDIWYIPDYDYIEVYNFTTTTMNTYCGGPFQQAISAVSTLNTSWYEFGPEGGKFQKYGMEYLNDNDDGYIRWFVGDNPTFTLYADALHPNGNIGWRRISKEPMSIIMNLGISNNWAYIDWQYIFFPVTMSIDYVRLYQPSDAISLTCDPEDYPTYDYIEAHKYAYTDANLTSWKQAGYTFPKNNLTGNCRSTNF